One genomic region from Leptolyngbyaceae cyanobacterium JSC-12 encodes:
- a CDS encoding L-glutamine synthetase (IMG reference gene:2510098148~PFAM: Glutamine synthetase, catalytic domain~TIGRFAM: glutamine synthetase, type III), with product MTNSTSLFETAQRKGIRYFLICFTDLFGVQRAKLVPAPAIDQMATSGAGFAGFAAWLDMTPADPDVLAIPDANSLFQLPWQPDVAWMPADLYTMDGQPVDQTPRLVLKRVLSQAQELGYSIRTGVECEYFLLSPDGINLSDQRDRQIKPCYDQQTLMRRFEVISEICDGMLALGWGAYQNDHEDANGQFEMNWTYADALVTADRHAFFKYMVKAIAEKHGFRATFMPKPFPHLTGNGCHVHISVWDTTGTVNLFHDPQGKLGLSTLSYQFIGGVLHSAEALCAFTNPTINSYKRLNAPVTTSGATWSPNTISYSGNNRTHAIRIPDPGRFELRLADGSANPYLLPAAVVAAGLDGITQKRDPGQRYDNNTYTDPLPPGTVKQLPTSLLDAMRYLEQDTILTKAMGPKFVDSYQKLKRQEWQTYNSQITPWELENTLDC from the coding sequence ATGACTAATTCCACCTCTCTGTTTGAGACCGCCCAGCGCAAAGGCATTCGCTATTTCCTCATTTGTTTTACCGATTTGTTTGGCGTTCAGCGTGCCAAGCTAGTTCCAGCTCCAGCGATCGATCAGATGGCAACCAGTGGTGCCGGATTTGCTGGGTTTGCTGCCTGGCTGGATATGACCCCCGCCGACCCAGATGTGCTAGCAATTCCTGATGCTAACAGCTTGTTTCAGCTTCCCTGGCAACCCGATGTTGCCTGGATGCCTGCTGATCTCTATACGATGGATGGACAACCCGTTGATCAAACGCCGCGCCTGGTGCTAAAGCGCGTGTTAAGTCAGGCGCAAGAACTGGGCTATAGCATTCGCACGGGGGTGGAATGTGAATACTTTTTGTTGTCGCCAGATGGCATCAACCTGTCTGATCAGCGCGATCGCCAAATCAAACCCTGTTATGACCAGCAGACACTCATGCGCCGATTTGAGGTAATTTCTGAGATCTGCGACGGTATGTTAGCGCTGGGCTGGGGAGCTTATCAAAACGATCACGAAGATGCTAACGGGCAATTTGAGATGAATTGGACTTATGCAGACGCTCTGGTAACCGCTGATCGCCATGCCTTTTTTAAGTACATGGTGAAAGCGATCGCTGAGAAACACGGATTTCGCGCGACCTTCATGCCCAAACCTTTCCCCCACCTGACTGGGAACGGCTGCCACGTCCACATCTCCGTTTGGGATACAACTGGCACAGTCAATTTGTTTCACGATCCTCAGGGAAAGTTGGGACTTTCCACTTTGAGCTATCAGTTCATTGGCGGCGTGTTGCACTCAGCTGAGGCGCTCTGTGCCTTTACCAACCCTACTATCAACTCCTACAAGCGCTTGAATGCACCTGTGACAACTTCGGGGGCTACCTGGTCGCCCAACACCATCAGCTATAGTGGCAATAACCGCACCCATGCGATCCGTATCCCTGACCCTGGGCGCTTTGAGTTACGTCTTGCCGATGGATCTGCTAATCCCTATCTCTTGCCTGCGGCGGTAGTTGCGGCTGGGTTGGATGGAATAACCCAGAAGCGCGATCCTGGTCAACGCTACGATAACAACACTTATACCGATCCGCTGCCGCCAGGAACAGTTAAACAATTACCAACCAGCTTGTTAGATGCAATGCGATACCTGGAACAGGACACGATCCTAACTAAGGCAATGGGTCCCAAGTTTGTGGACTCTTACCAGAAGTTAAAGCGTCAGGAATGGCAAACTTACAACTCGCAAATCACTCCCTGGGAATTAGAAAACACTTTAGATTGTTGA